A region of Lycium barbarum isolate Lr01 chromosome 1, ASM1917538v2, whole genome shotgun sequence DNA encodes the following proteins:
- the LOC132616889 gene encoding small ribosomal subunit protein uS17-like: protein PNGLVCLNLGTYIDKKCPFTGNVSIRGRILAGACHSAKMNRTITVRRNYLHYVKKYQRYEKRHSNIPAHISPCFRVKEGDHVIIGQCRPLSKTVRFNVLKVVPAGSAGGGKKAFTGM, encoded by the exons CCTAATGGTTTGGTCTGTTTGAATTTAGGTACTTACATTGACAAGAAATGCCCATTCACTGGCAATGTTTCCATCCGAGGTCGTATCCTTGCTGGTGCATGCCACAGTGCTAAGATGAACAGAACCATCACTGTTCGACGGAATTACCTACATTATGTCAAGAAGTACCAGAG ATATGAGAAGAGGCACTCCAATATTCCAGCTCACATATCACCATGCTTCCGTGTGAAAGAGGGTGATCATGTTATTATTGGACAGTGCAG GCCTTTGTCCAAAACCGTGAGGTTCAATGTCTTGAAGGTGGTTCCAGCTGGGTCTGCTGGTGGTGGGAAAAAAGCTTTTACCGGAATGTGA